A window of the Vibrio ostreae genome harbors these coding sequences:
- a CDS encoding methyl-accepting chemotaxis protein, which translates to MAKMAFKPWERLITDVRLVPKMVMLMVFSTILIIAKQLWDASTFYNALLAATQNVDVAQRHYDDYLVQVAWQTGLMIMVFVVLLLFAARTMLRQTLYLSESIKQMASRDLSEPIEMNCKDEYGDVARELEKTRRQLQELIKTQVSASQELTSLTEIMTLSMAETKESAEEEFNEIDQLATAMSEMSSTVQTVAEHAQSASSLTENASHQAGSGQQYVTETIGKMRALSQDIAASADAVNQVEERVVSIGSVVGTIQGISEQTNLLALNAAIEAARAGEAGRGFAVVADEVRNLAQRTQTATVEIQEMISQLQNSANSAVNLMEKSVVEAAEGVELITNAGGELDGIVLQVQQINDMNFQIATAAGQQSSVAEEMNQNLTNVRELVEASVTVVSELLETSELMQNNAEALDRKITVFKV; encoded by the coding sequence ATGGCGAAAATGGCTTTTAAGCCTTGGGAGCGTTTGATCACCGATGTCCGTCTGGTCCCCAAGATGGTGATGCTGATGGTCTTCAGTACGATTTTGATTATTGCCAAGCAGTTGTGGGATGCCAGTACGTTTTATAATGCCCTGTTGGCGGCAACCCAGAACGTTGATGTGGCCCAGCGCCACTATGATGATTATCTGGTGCAGGTTGCCTGGCAGACCGGCCTGATGATCATGGTCTTTGTGGTCTTACTGCTGTTTGCTGCGCGCACTATGCTGCGCCAGACCCTGTATCTGAGTGAGTCAATTAAACAGATGGCGAGCCGCGATCTGTCTGAGCCGATCGAGATGAACTGTAAAGATGAATATGGCGATGTGGCGCGTGAACTGGAGAAAACCCGGCGTCAGTTGCAGGAACTGATTAAAACTCAGGTCAGTGCCTCACAGGAACTGACCTCTCTGACCGAAATCATGACGCTGAGTATGGCGGAGACCAAGGAATCGGCCGAAGAAGAGTTTAATGAAATCGATCAACTGGCTACCGCGATGAGTGAAATGTCCTCGACGGTTCAGACCGTCGCTGAACACGCGCAGAGTGCCTCGTCACTGACCGAGAATGCGTCGCACCAGGCGGGATCCGGCCAGCAATATGTTACCGAGACAATCGGTAAAATGCGGGCCCTGTCGCAAGACATCGCGGCGTCAGCCGATGCGGTTAATCAGGTCGAAGAGCGTGTGGTGTCGATTGGCAGTGTGGTTGGCACGATTCAGGGCATCTCGGAACAGACTAACCTGCTGGCGCTCAATGCGGCGATTGAAGCTGCTCGTGCCGGAGAAGCGGGACGGGGTTTTGCTGTGGTGGCCGATGAAGTGCGCAATCTGGCGCAGCGCACCCAGACCGCGACTGTTGAAATTCAGGAGATGATTTCCCAGTTGCAGAACAGCGCGAACTCGGCGGTGAATCTGATGGAAAAAAGCGTGGTTGAAGCGGCGGAAGGGGTCGAGCTGATTACCAACGCTGGTGGTGAGCTGGACGGTATCGTGCTGCAGGTGCAGCAGATCAACGACATGAATTTCCAGATTGCGACGGCTGCCGGGCAGCAGAGCAGCGTGGCTGAAGAGATGAATCAGAATCTGACCAATGTCCGTGAGCTGGTGGAAGCCTCGGTGACTGTGGTCAGTGAGCTGCTGGAAACCTCGGAGCTGATGCAAAATAATGCCGAGGCACTGGATCGCAAAATCACGGTGTTTAAAGTGTAA